A DNA window from Christiangramia salexigens contains the following coding sequences:
- the def gene encoding peptide deformylase — translation MILPIIAYGDPVLKKKAKEISKDYPKLDALIDNMWDTMYNAYGVGLAAPQVGLPIRLFLIDPAPFAEDDDLEESEKESLKNLRKVFINPQIVEEEGEEWSFSEGCLSIPEVREDVFRKPDITIEYYDENFEKHTETYSGLAARVIQHEYDHIEGVLFTDKLSSLKKRLIKSKLTNISKGKINVDYKMKFPNMKKGR, via the coding sequence ATGATATTACCAATAATTGCTTACGGAGATCCGGTATTAAAGAAAAAAGCGAAGGAAATCAGTAAAGATTATCCAAAACTGGATGCCTTGATAGATAATATGTGGGATACGATGTATAATGCCTACGGAGTTGGGCTGGCCGCGCCACAAGTAGGTTTGCCAATTCGTTTGTTCCTTATAGATCCTGCACCTTTTGCAGAAGATGATGATCTTGAAGAAAGTGAAAAAGAAAGTCTTAAGAATTTAAGAAAGGTGTTTATTAATCCTCAGATCGTGGAAGAAGAAGGTGAAGAGTGGTCCTTTAGTGAAGGTTGTTTGAGTATTCCTGAGGTTCGGGAAGATGTTTTTAGAAAACCCGATATTACAATTGAATATTATGATGAAAACTTTGAAAAGCATACCGAAACCTATTCCGGTCTTGCGGCAAGGGTTATTCAACATGAATACGATCACATCGAGGGAGTTTTATTTACAGATAAACTTTCAAGTCTTAAGAAAAGACTGATTAAGAGTAAGTTAACTAACATATCCAAAGGGAAGATCAACGTTGATTATAAAATGAAGTTTCCAAATATGAAAAAAGGCCGTTAA
- a CDS encoding glycosyltransferase family 4 protein, which produces MNILHLSAVKAWGGGENHIENLCRELKIIDPEHRNYILCAKDSDFHRKLKKGNIPFFSAALLLKFDLRYVFKIIQLSKTHKIDLIHIHDSTALTLAVMATKLAELPPFILSKKTSFPIKDRKRTLYKYNHQNIKRILCVSETTKKITAEKIDDTSKLVTIYHGTNFNKSTNTAFQIRERFQIPKGKILVGMVANHIRAKNLESFVELIEEVVHNRGQKHFHFIQIGKFTNRTQKYLEMVKNKSLQDHVEFLDFLPQASNYIKQFDISILTSQSEGIPQFIYESFYHKVPVVSTNVGGIPEIIKDGENALLSNSFDVPGLADKLIALQKDKELQKKFAELSFRILENGFTTRIMAEKTLSEYKKVVYG; this is translated from the coding sequence ATGAATATTCTTCATTTATCGGCAGTTAAAGCCTGGGGCGGCGGGGAAAATCATATAGAAAATCTTTGCAGGGAATTAAAGATCATAGATCCGGAACACAGGAATTATATACTCTGCGCAAAAGATTCAGACTTCCACAGGAAATTAAAAAAAGGAAATATTCCATTCTTTTCTGCGGCCTTACTGCTAAAATTTGATCTGAGATATGTTTTTAAGATCATTCAGCTCTCAAAAACTCATAAGATAGATCTTATCCATATCCATGATTCCACAGCGCTTACCCTGGCGGTTATGGCGACTAAACTAGCAGAACTTCCCCCCTTTATTTTAAGTAAGAAAACATCATTTCCTATTAAGGACCGAAAAAGAACGCTTTACAAATACAATCATCAGAATATTAAGAGGATACTTTGTGTATCTGAAACCACAAAAAAAATTACTGCCGAAAAAATTGATGACACTAGTAAACTGGTAACCATCTACCACGGTACTAATTTTAATAAAAGTACAAATACAGCTTTTCAAATTAGAGAACGATTTCAGATACCTAAAGGAAAAATTTTGGTTGGAATGGTCGCCAATCACATACGGGCAAAAAATCTTGAAAGCTTTGTTGAACTTATAGAAGAAGTAGTCCATAACAGAGGACAGAAACATTTTCATTTTATTCAGATAGGAAAGTTTACCAACAGGACACAGAAATACCTGGAAATGGTTAAAAATAAAAGTTTACAAGACCATGTAGAATTTTTAGATTTCCTACCCCAGGCCTCCAACTATATAAAGCAATTCGATATTTCTATTTTGACATCCCAAAGTGAGGGAATTCCACAATTTATCTATGAAAGTTTTTATCACAAAGTGCCGGTTGTTAGCACTAATGTTGGCGGAATACCCGAAATAATTAAAGATGGGGAAAATGCATTATTAAGCAATTCATTTGATGTGCCCGGTTTAGCCGATAAATTGATAGCTTTGCAAAAGGATAAGGAATTGCAAAAAAAATTCGCAGAGCTTTCATTCAGGATCCTTGAAAATGGTTTCACCACAAGGATCATGGCCGAAAAAACCTTATCTGAATATAAAAAAGTAGTTTATGGATAA
- a CDS encoding glycosyltransferase family 4 protein: protein MPKKPRIFLESHHLKNQFTGFGQFNYWLIKKLAEFNRDYELIINCKDRSMIKDFSRVSFNRYYPITRYKEFRTLKKYDIWHSLNQNCKTEPRFNMPYIVTIHDVILMERDEGKASEKMYKLIEEKIKRSTAITYISEYAKNATQKYFDIPEGVIERVIYNGNPVLPRETVNCKIPAEHTSKPYLFSIGQFMERKNFHSLVPMMTELKDFNLIIAGNKDKAYGEFVQNEIEKHNLQNRIFLVGKISEEEKHYYLQNCSAFVFPSLFEGFGLPPIEAMSYGKPVFLANKTSLPEIGGDLAFYWNEFDASNMTKVFEEGMTKFESAKSDYTTKLKARAASFDWNETAKQYLDLYDEVLNKA from the coding sequence ATGCCTAAAAAACCCCGTATTTTTCTGGAATCACATCATTTGAAAAATCAATTTACAGGTTTTGGACAATTCAATTACTGGCTTATCAAAAAGCTTGCGGAGTTCAATCGGGATTACGAATTGATCATAAACTGTAAGGATCGGTCAATGATCAAAGATTTTTCGAGGGTAAGTTTTAATCGCTATTACCCTATAACCAGATATAAAGAATTCAGAACCCTGAAAAAATACGACATCTGGCATTCACTTAATCAAAACTGTAAAACCGAGCCCCGGTTCAATATGCCTTATATCGTTACCATCCATGATGTAATCCTTATGGAAAGGGATGAAGGCAAGGCATCGGAAAAAATGTATAAACTTATAGAAGAAAAAATAAAGCGATCTACGGCTATCACCTATATTTCAGAATATGCCAAAAATGCTACTCAAAAGTATTTTGATATTCCGGAAGGCGTAATTGAACGAGTGATCTATAACGGAAACCCTGTTCTGCCACGTGAAACTGTGAATTGTAAAATCCCTGCAGAACACACCTCCAAACCTTATCTTTTCAGTATCGGTCAGTTTATGGAACGAAAGAATTTTCACAGCCTTGTACCGATGATGACTGAATTGAAAGATTTTAATTTGATCATCGCAGGCAATAAAGACAAAGCCTATGGGGAATTTGTCCAGAATGAGATCGAAAAACATAACTTACAGAATAGGATATTCCTGGTAGGAAAGATCTCTGAAGAAGAAAAACATTATTACCTACAGAATTGCTCTGCCTTTGTTTTCCCTTCATTATTTGAAGGATTTGGTCTGCCTCCAATTGAAGCGATGTCCTATGGAAAACCGGTCTTTCTTGCCAACAAAACCTCTCTACCTGAAATTGGCGGAGATCTTGCTTTTTACTGGAACGAATTTGATGCATCCAATATGACTAAGGTTTTTGAAGAAGGCATGACAAAATTTGAATCGGCCAAGTCTGATTATACCACTAAACTTAAAGCACGTGCAGCTTCCTTTGACTGGAATGAAACCGCAAAACAATACCTTGACCTTTACGATGAAGTTCTTAACAAGGCTTAA
- the smpB gene encoding SsrA-binding protein SmpB, with protein sequence MKNSINIKNRKAKFNYEFLDKYTAGIKLAGTEIKAIRQGKASIAESFCEFQDHELYVINMNVEEYSHASHFNHNPKSERKLLLQKRELRKLEKEVTNSGLTIIPLRLFINDRGLAKLQISLAKGKKLYDKRETIKDRESKRRLDRIQKEYK encoded by the coding sequence ATGAAGAATTCCATCAATATAAAGAACCGTAAGGCTAAGTTCAATTATGAGTTTCTGGATAAGTATACCGCAGGTATAAAATTAGCCGGAACAGAGATCAAGGCAATAAGACAAGGTAAAGCCAGTATCGCTGAAAGTTTTTGCGAATTTCAGGATCACGAACTTTATGTGATCAATATGAATGTTGAGGAATATTCTCATGCTTCTCACTTTAATCATAACCCTAAAAGTGAGCGTAAACTGCTTTTACAGAAACGAGAATTAAGAAAGCTTGAAAAGGAAGTTACCAATTCAGGGCTTACCATAATTCCGCTACGACTTTTTATAAATGATCGCGGACTTGCTAAACTTCAGATCAGTTTGGCTAAGGGTAAGAAATTGTATGATAAGAGGGAAACTATTAAGGACCGGGAAAGCAAACGCCGTCTTGACCGAATTCAAAAGGAGTATAAATAG
- a CDS encoding DUF5606 domain-containing protein — translation MGLDKILAISGKPGLYELTAQTRGGFIAKSMLDDKKIAVNMRHNVSILSEIAIYTYTEEIPLGEVFEKIKKKENGGEAINHKSSKKELENYFSEILPDYDEDRVYASDMKKIVQWYNILVQNGFSDFSKEEKAEKNNDEEE, via the coding sequence ATGGGATTAGATAAAATTCTGGCTATTTCAGGAAAACCGGGTTTATATGAGCTTACAGCACAAACCCGTGGTGGGTTTATTGCAAAATCGATGCTGGATGATAAGAAAATAGCGGTGAACATGCGTCACAATGTGAGTATCTTAAGTGAGATCGCTATTTATACCTATACCGAAGAAATACCTTTGGGCGAAGTATTTGAAAAAATTAAAAAAAAGGAGAATGGTGGCGAAGCCATTAACCATAAATCTTCTAAGAAGGAACTTGAAAACTATTTCTCTGAAATCCTTCCGGATTATGATGAAGACAGAGTTTATGCCAGTGATATGAAAAAGATCGTTCAGTGGTATAATATTCTTGTACAGAATGGGTTTTCCGACTTTTCGAAAGAAGAGAAAGCTGAAAAAAATAATGACGAGGAAGAGTAG
- a CDS encoding glycosyltransferase family 2 protein, with translation MDKPSVSVIISTYNSVEWLRKTLLGFENQTYSDFEIVIADDGSGPETRQFLEAFSKQSEHNLKHVWHPDDGFQKTKILNKAVENCQADYILMTDGDCIPRKDFLQTHIEHREKGYFLSGGYFKLPMDISESIKDEDIKTQVCFDITWLKDYGLKSSFKNKKLTAGKREARVLNNLTPTNASWNGHNSSGWKSDILAVNGFDERMQYGGEDRELGERLFNYGIRSKQIRYSAVCLHLDHSRGYVNEEAIQINKKIREKTKKEKLSYTEFGIKRSS, from the coding sequence ATGGATAAACCTTCTGTTTCAGTCATTATAAGCACCTATAATTCTGTAGAATGGCTTAGAAAAACATTGCTTGGTTTCGAGAATCAGACTTACAGTGATTTTGAAATAGTGATCGCCGATGATGGCTCAGGCCCGGAGACAAGGCAATTTCTGGAGGCTTTCAGTAAACAATCAGAGCATAATTTAAAGCATGTCTGGCATCCGGATGATGGCTTTCAGAAAACAAAGATCCTTAATAAGGCGGTAGAAAATTGTCAAGCAGATTATATCCTGATGACCGATGGAGATTGTATTCCCCGAAAGGATTTTCTGCAAACTCATATTGAGCATAGAGAAAAGGGGTATTTCCTTTCCGGAGGGTATTTTAAACTCCCAATGGATATTTCGGAATCCATCAAAGATGAGGATATAAAAACCCAGGTTTGTTTTGATATTACCTGGTTAAAAGATTACGGATTAAAATCCTCATTCAAAAATAAAAAACTCACTGCAGGCAAACGTGAGGCTCGTGTACTTAATAATCTAACTCCAACTAATGCCAGCTGGAATGGTCATAATTCCAGTGGATGGAAAAGCGATATTCTTGCGGTTAATGGTTTTGATGAGCGCATGCAGTATGGCGGAGAAGATCGTGAGTTAGGTGAGCGCCTATTTAATTATGGCATCAGGTCCAAGCAAATAAGATATTCGGCTGTGTGTTTGCATCTGGATCATTCCAGAGGTTATGTGAATGAGGAGGCCATTCAGATTAATAAGAAAATAAGAGAAAAAACGAAGAAGGAGAAATTAAGTTATACCGAATTTGGTATTAAGAGATCTTCCTGA
- a CDS encoding CCA tRNA nucleotidyltransferase, with protein MPRYHNYSKALHHKIFNIISEAADELSVEAYVIGGFVRDHILERGEPKDIDIVAVGSGIELAKKVSEKLPHQPKVQVFKNFGTAMLRAFDMEIEFVGARKESYRSDSRKPIVENGSLEDDQNRRDFTINALALRLNKEGFGDLLDPFNGFQDLSDKIIRTPLDPDITYSDDPLRMYRAIRFASQLNFMIEAESLKAIKRNRDRIKIISKERIVDELNKILLSQKPSKGLALLYKAGLLKKILPELTALQGIDEVEGQKHKDNFWHTLEVVDNISENTDDLWLRWAALLHDIGKAPTKKFSKKVGWTFHGHEFIGAKMVFKLFKRIRLPLNEKMKFVQKMVLMSSRPIAIADDSVTDSAVRRLIFDAGENIEDLMTLCEADITTKNPKRFKKYHNNFKLVRQKIQEVEERDQIRNFQPPVSGEEIMETFGIKPSREVGIIKDAIKEAILEGDIPNQYEEAREFMLKKGKKLGLQEVSQ; from the coding sequence ATGCCGAGATACCACAATTACAGTAAAGCTTTACATCATAAAATTTTCAATATTATTTCAGAAGCTGCAGACGAATTATCTGTTGAGGCTTATGTAATTGGTGGTTTTGTACGCGACCATATTCTGGAGCGCGGCGAACCAAAAGATATCGATATTGTAGCCGTGGGCAGCGGAATCGAACTCGCTAAAAAAGTTTCAGAAAAACTTCCTCATCAACCTAAAGTACAGGTGTTCAAGAATTTTGGAACCGCGATGTTGCGGGCTTTTGATATGGAGATCGAATTTGTGGGCGCCAGAAAAGAAAGCTACCGAAGTGATAGCCGAAAGCCTATTGTAGAAAATGGAAGCCTGGAAGATGATCAGAACAGACGGGATTTTACGATAAACGCGCTGGCTCTAAGATTGAATAAAGAAGGATTCGGTGATCTATTGGATCCATTTAATGGCTTTCAGGACCTAAGTGATAAGATCATAAGGACACCATTAGACCCTGATATTACTTATTCTGATGATCCTTTGCGGATGTATCGCGCCATACGTTTTGCCTCCCAGCTAAATTTTATGATCGAAGCCGAATCTTTGAAGGCGATCAAAAGAAACAGAGACAGGATCAAGATCATTTCTAAAGAGAGAATAGTTGATGAGCTGAATAAGATCCTTCTAAGCCAAAAACCTTCAAAAGGTTTAGCTCTTCTTTATAAGGCCGGCTTGCTAAAGAAAATATTACCAGAATTAACCGCGCTTCAGGGTATCGATGAAGTAGAAGGTCAAAAACATAAAGACAACTTCTGGCATACATTAGAGGTCGTAGATAATATTTCAGAAAATACAGATGACCTCTGGCTAAGATGGGCTGCCTTACTTCATGATATAGGGAAGGCACCTACAAAAAAGTTCAGTAAAAAAGTAGGCTGGACCTTCCATGGACACGAGTTTATTGGTGCAAAGATGGTCTTTAAACTTTTCAAAAGGATTCGTCTTCCATTAAATGAGAAGATGAAATTTGTTCAGAAAATGGTTCTGATGAGTTCAAGACCAATTGCCATCGCCGATGACAGCGTAACCGATTCTGCAGTACGAAGACTGATCTTTGATGCCGGAGAGAACATCGAAGACCTGATGACCCTGTGTGAAGCAGATATCACCACCAAGAATCCAAAAAGATTTAAAAAATACCACAATAATTTCAAGCTGGTTAGACAGAAGATCCAGGAGGTAGAAGAGCGCGATCAGATTAGAAACTTCCAACCTCCGGTGAGCGGAGAAGAGATTATGGAGACCTTTGGGATCAAACCGAGTCGTGAAGTAGGAATAATCAAAGACGCGATAAAGGAAGCCATCCTTGAAGGAGATATTCCTAATCAATATGAAGAGGCACGAGAATTTATGCTCAAAAAAGGTAAAAAGTTGGGATTACAGGAAGTTAGTCAATAA
- a CDS encoding glycosyltransferase family 9 protein yields MKILVIQQKMIGDVLTSSILFKALRNKFPDAELHYMIFPHTEPVIRNNPYIDRIIYYQPDKLKNPFSFAAFVNSIRKQKYKVIIDVYSKIGTGIISLFSGAEIRAGYKKWYTNNSYTHSFKYAINPETRAGLAVENRMLLLSAISADFPEEIKPEIYLTQEEKKNAELQMRQGGIDFEKPRFMIGILGSSPNKTYPLRYMAKFLDHLAITTNAQFLFNYIPSQKKEMQRLLELCTADTRSKIFEEVYGKSLREFIAMTSQCDALIGNEGGAVNMAKAVNTPTFSIFAPQIDKNAWSLYEDEVNMAVHLKDFQPEIFENNTEIKDNVQELYQDFKSDMIIPELDRFIKNLSLDSKYKK; encoded by the coding sequence ATGAAGATTCTTGTAATTCAGCAAAAAATGATTGGGGATGTTCTTACATCCTCAATTTTATTTAAGGCATTAAGGAATAAATTTCCTGATGCCGAATTACACTATATGATCTTCCCGCACACCGAACCGGTTATAAGGAATAATCCCTATATAGACCGAATTATTTACTACCAGCCCGATAAACTAAAAAACCCTTTCAGTTTTGCTGCCTTTGTCAATTCGATAAGAAAGCAGAAGTATAAGGTGATTATAGATGTTTATTCTAAGATCGGGACTGGAATTATAAGTCTTTTTTCCGGTGCAGAGATAAGAGCAGGATATAAAAAATGGTATACCAATAACAGTTACACCCACAGCTTTAAATATGCCATAAACCCTGAAACCAGGGCTGGTCTCGCGGTTGAAAACAGGATGTTATTATTGAGTGCGATCTCGGCTGATTTTCCTGAAGAAATAAAACCTGAAATTTATCTCACACAGGAAGAGAAAAAAAATGCTGAGTTACAAATGCGCCAGGGGGGAATAGATTTTGAAAAGCCCCGCTTTATGATTGGAATTTTGGGTAGTAGCCCGAATAAAACCTATCCGCTTAGGTATATGGCAAAATTTCTTGATCATCTGGCAATAACGACCAATGCTCAGTTTCTGTTCAATTATATCCCTTCCCAAAAGAAAGAAATGCAACGGCTATTGGAACTTTGCACCGCCGATACTCGCAGTAAGATCTTTGAAGAGGTATACGGTAAAAGTCTACGCGAATTTATCGCTATGACCTCTCAGTGTGATGCGCTGATAGGAAATGAGGGCGGAGCAGTGAATATGGCTAAGGCTGTAAACACCCCCACATTTTCAATTTTCGCTCCCCAGATCGATAAAAATGCCTGGTCCCTCTATGAGGATGAAGTAAACATGGCAGTTCATCTTAAGGATTTTCAGCCGGAAATCTTTGAAAATAACACGGAGATAAAGGATAATGTTCAGGAACTTTATCAGGACTTTAAGAGTGATATGATCATCCCTGAGCTGGATAGATTTATCAAGAACCTTAGCCTGGATAGCAAATATAAAAAGTAA
- a CDS encoding 2,3,4,5-tetrahydropyridine-2,6-dicarboxylate N-succinyltransferase gives MDQLRTKIEDAWSDRDLLKNTETTDAIRKVVELLDKGDLRVAEPTADGWQVNEWVKKAVVLYFPIQKMETLEAGIFEYHDKIPLKKGYKEKGIRVVPNAVARHGAYISSGVIMMPSYVNIGAYVDEGTMVDTWATVGSCAQIGKNVHLSGGVGIGGVLEPLQAAPVIVEDNAFLGSRSIVVEGIRIEKEAVLGANVVLTASTKIIDVTGDEPKEFKGYVPARSVVIPGSYTKKFPAGEYQVPCALIIGKRKESTNKKTSLNDALREYNVAV, from the coding sequence ATGGATCAGTTAAGAACAAAAATTGAAGATGCCTGGAGCGACAGGGACCTATTAAAAAATACGGAAACCACAGATGCTATTAGAAAAGTTGTAGAGCTTTTAGATAAAGGGGACCTGCGTGTAGCAGAGCCCACAGCAGATGGTTGGCAGGTTAATGAATGGGTAAAAAAAGCAGTTGTGCTATATTTCCCTATCCAGAAAATGGAAACCCTTGAGGCCGGAATTTTTGAATATCATGATAAGATCCCATTGAAAAAGGGATATAAAGAAAAAGGAATAAGAGTTGTTCCCAATGCAGTAGCAAGACACGGAGCCTATATTTCCAGCGGTGTGATCATGATGCCAAGTTATGTAAATATTGGAGCTTATGTAGATGAAGGTACTATGGTAGATACATGGGCAACTGTTGGAAGCTGTGCTCAAATAGGCAAAAATGTACACTTAAGCGGTGGTGTAGGTATTGGCGGAGTTTTAGAACCATTACAGGCTGCACCTGTGATCGTTGAAGACAACGCATTTCTTGGATCAAGAAGCATCGTGGTAGAAGGGATCAGAATTGAAAAAGAAGCCGTTTTAGGCGCCAATGTTGTACTTACAGCTTCTACCAAAATAATCGATGTTACAGGTGATGAGCCTAAGGAATTTAAAGGTTATGTTCCTGCCAGATCTGTAGTGATCCCGGGAAGCTATACTAAAAAGTTTCCGGCAGGTGAATATCAGGTACCTTGTGCCTTGATAATTGGTAAGCGAAAGGAAAGCACCAACAAAAAGACCTCGCTTAATGATGCGCTTCGTGAATATAACGTAGCGGTATAA
- the ruvX gene encoding Holliday junction resolvase RuvX, with the protein MARILALDYGTKRTGIAVTDELKLIASGLTTVNTTELLDFLTNYFKTEKVERVLVGEPKRMDDTPSESEVHIQEFLKKFSEKFPEIPLERVDERFTSKMAVQTMLDSGLKKKKRRNKALVDEISATIILQTWLYD; encoded by the coding sequence ATGGCCAGAATTTTAGCCCTGGATTACGGGACAAAGAGAACGGGAATAGCTGTTACCGATGAATTGAAGTTGATCGCATCCGGCCTTACTACCGTGAATACCACCGAGCTTCTGGATTTTCTTACCAACTATTTCAAAACTGAAAAGGTTGAACGTGTTCTGGTAGGGGAACCTAAGCGAATGGACGATACTCCTTCAGAAAGTGAAGTTCATATTCAGGAATTTCTGAAAAAGTTCTCTGAAAAATTTCCGGAGATACCGCTAGAGAGAGTAGATGAGCGTTTTACCAGTAAAATGGCCGTTCAAACTATGTTAGACAGTGGGCTAAAAAAGAAAAAAAGGCGAAATAAAGCATTGGTAGATGAGATTAGCGCAACTATTATCCTTCAAACATGGCTTTACGATTAG
- a CDS encoding Kdo domain containing protein → MKSIWNEKYKPLESEILDCIRNFDETGETLYDGRNKIKIFRIGEYILNVKSFRVPNLVNKVAYKFVRKSKAERSFDYASYLIGKGIGTPEPVACFEEESGVSFGKSYYVSAHVNYDLTYRELVQDSEYPDHERILRGFTRFTYGLHENNVLFLDHSPGNTLIEKRGEDYKYYLVDLNRMKFKELSDTERYKNFSRLTPKEEMVEIMADEYAKLTGKDPKEVYKQMWYFTNKFQEKYWRKQRLKQKLKK, encoded by the coding sequence ATGAAATCGATCTGGAACGAGAAATATAAACCTCTGGAATCAGAAATTCTTGATTGTATAAGAAATTTTGACGAAACCGGGGAGACCTTATATGACGGGCGTAATAAGATTAAAATTTTTAGGATAGGAGAGTATATTCTAAATGTGAAGTCTTTTAGAGTGCCCAATTTGGTAAATAAAGTTGCCTATAAGTTTGTCAGAAAATCTAAGGCAGAAAGATCATTTGATTATGCTTCGTATCTCATTGGTAAAGGAATCGGGACACCCGAGCCGGTAGCCTGTTTTGAAGAGGAGTCTGGGGTAAGCTTTGGCAAAAGTTATTATGTTAGTGCTCATGTAAATTATGATCTTACCTATAGAGAACTCGTTCAGGATTCGGAATATCCTGATCACGAAAGGATCCTTCGAGGATTTACCCGGTTTACTTACGGTTTGCATGAAAATAACGTATTGTTTTTGGATCACTCCCCTGGAAATACACTAATTGAAAAGAGAGGTGAAGACTATAAATATTATCTGGTTGACCTAAACAGGATGAAATTTAAAGAACTCTCTGATACCGAACGCTATAAAAACTTCTCCCGATTAACACCAAAAGAGGAGATGGTTGAGATTATGGCCGATGAATATGCTAAACTTACCGGAAAAGATCCCAAAGAGGTTTATAAACAGATGTGGTATTTTACCAATAAGTTTCAGGAGAAGTACTGGAGAAAACAACGCCTGAAGCAGAAATTAAAAAAGTGA
- a CDS encoding L-threonylcarbamoyladenylate synthase — protein MDKLDQEVRNCLEVIKKGGIILYPTDTVWGIGCDATNADAIDKVYQLKKREESKALICLVSNFKMLEQYVEEVPEMAYDILKYTKKPTTVIYDKPIRIAENLIGKDDTLGIRVVRDTFCSELIKKMRRPLVSTSANISGEPTPQSFDQISPQILKGVDYVVNLQRSKKSPKPSAIIRLSNDGQVSVIRK, from the coding sequence ATGGATAAATTAGATCAGGAAGTAAGAAATTGCCTGGAAGTAATAAAAAAAGGTGGAATAATCCTCTACCCTACAGATACCGTATGGGGGATTGGATGTGATGCTACCAATGCAGATGCTATTGATAAGGTTTACCAATTAAAGAAACGGGAGGAATCCAAGGCCTTGATCTGTCTTGTTTCCAACTTTAAAATGTTGGAACAATATGTAGAGGAAGTACCGGAAATGGCCTACGACATCCTGAAGTACACTAAAAAACCTACAACGGTGATCTATGATAAACCCATTAGAATTGCCGAAAACCTGATAGGAAAAGATGACACCCTTGGAATAAGAGTGGTAAGAGACACATTTTGTTCTGAATTGATCAAGAAAATGAGAAGACCTCTGGTTTCTACCTCAGCCAATATAAGTGGAGAACCCACACCTCAATCCTTTGATCAAATATCCCCTCAAATTTTAAAAGGTGTGGACTATGTAGTAAATTTGCAGCGTTCAAAAAAATCACCAAAACCATCAGCTATTATCAGATTGAGCAACGATGGACAGGTGAGTGTGATACGTAAGTAA